In Triplophysa rosa linkage group LG18, Trosa_1v2, whole genome shotgun sequence, a genomic segment contains:
- the wu:fj29h11 gene encoding uncharacterized protein wu:fj29h11 isoform X2: MSLRDFLCVFLCITQDQAALRKYLDRENALELPPDEEVWEVPAPKQVEVKKESNVPVVCPFGAVQEEEVKTDQNKDNRLVCWPPKASLNKTGGGSSDRPGRTEMKEEPTVQDIKVHPQPVKSNADEPEGTPHHHKTKPTPTAVEQDTPETPTPPGHNTTQVPEMVSSQFQGGETLQRPLVSLDNAVWTKPMAPEAVLEDLELDCTLPQTLVISKDFDDTACIGQWGEQLVFSFLTHWKENGGDYGPIEITWFNEKGESGQPCDFKLTFAIKGPRTSTTREIFVEVKTTIKRERHFIHLSANELDFALKEKERYHIYRVYGAGDAQNVRLCRIKNLAQHLHSKALELFLFV, encoded by the exons ATGAGTCTACGTGACTTCTTGTGTGTCTTCTTGTGTATAACCCAGGACCAAGCTGCTTTGAGAAAGTACCTGGACAGGGAGAACGCTCTAGAACTCCCTCCAGACGAGGAAGTGTGGGAGGTCCCGGCACCCAAGCAAGTGGAAGTCAAAAAAGAGAGCAATG tgCCTGTGGTCTGTCCATTCGGAGCTGTACAGGAGGAGGAAGTGAAGACAGATCAGAATAAAGACAACAGGCTTGTGTGCTGGCCACCCAAAGCCTCTCTCAATAAAACAGGTGGAGGCAGTTCAG ATAGGCCTGGTCGCACAGAGATGAAGGAAGAGCCCACTGTGCAGGACATCAAGGTTCATCCTCAACCTGTGAAGTCAAACGCAGATGAACCGGAAGGAACTCCCCACCACCACAAAACCAAACCAACACCTACAGCAGTCGAACAAGACACACCAGAGACACCCACACCACC AGGCCATAATACAACTCAAGTACCAGAGATGGTCTCAAGCCAGTTCCAGGGAGGTGAAACCCTACAGCGACCACTTGTGTCTCTAGATAATGCGGTGTGGACCAAACCGATGGCTCCAGAGGCCGTCCTAGAGGATTTGGAACTGGACTGCACCCTGCCCCAAACTCTGGTGATCTCCAAAGACTTTGACGATACAGCCTGTATTGGACAGTGGGGAGAGCAGTTGGTTTTCTCCTTCCTCACTCACTGGAAAGAGAACGGAGGTGATTATGGGCCCATTGAAATCACCTGGTTCAATGAAAAAGGAGAGAGCGGCCAGCCTTGTGACTTCAAGCTTACTTTTGCAATTAAAGGGCCAAGAACCAGCACCACTAGGGAGATCTTTGTGGAGGTCAAGACAacaataaagagagagagacactttATTCACCTGTCTGCCAATGAGCTGGATTTTGCACTGAAGGAGAAAGAGAGGTATCACATATATAGAGTGTATGGCGCTGGAGATGCACAGAATGTTCGTCTGTGTCGTATTAAAAACCTCGCCCAGCATCTGCATTCTAAGGCATTAGAACTGTTCTTATTTGTGTAG
- the wu:fj29h11 gene encoding uncharacterized protein wu:fj29h11 isoform X1: protein MSLRDFLCVFLCITQDQAALRKYLDRENALELPPDEEVWEVPAPKQVEVKKESNVPVVCPFGAVQEEEVKTDQNKDNRLVCWPPKASLNKTGGGSSGSQAVEDVMKMWPPPAAPSLAPMMATGHSGSGMERSSSNMNVHQRTGIPPVHVDLGPQHVQGPTTSESTSRTTDRPGRTEMKEEPTVQDIKVHPQPVKSNADEPEGTPHHHKTKPTPTAVEQDTPETPTPPGHNTTQVPEMVSSQFQGGETLQRPLVSLDNAVWTKPMAPEAVLEDLELDCTLPQTLVISKDFDDTACIGQWGEQLVFSFLTHWKENGGDYGPIEITWFNEKGESGQPCDFKLTFAIKGPRTSTTREIFVEVKTTIKRERHFIHLSANELDFALKEKERYHIYRVYGAGDAQNVRLCRIKNLAQHLHSKALELFLFV from the exons ATGAGTCTACGTGACTTCTTGTGTGTCTTCTTGTGTATAACCCAGGACCAAGCTGCTTTGAGAAAGTACCTGGACAGGGAGAACGCTCTAGAACTCCCTCCAGACGAGGAAGTGTGGGAGGTCCCGGCACCCAAGCAAGTGGAAGTCAAAAAAGAGAGCAATG tgCCTGTGGTCTGTCCATTCGGAGCTGTACAGGAGGAGGAAGTGAAGACAGATCAGAATAAAGACAACAGGCTTGTGTGCTGGCCACCCAAAGCCTCTCTCAATAAAACAGGTGGAGGCAGTTCAG GCAGCCAGGCTGTTGAGGATGTGATGAAGATGTGGCCTCCTCCTGCTGCTCCTTCACTGGCTCCTATGATGGCGACAGGTCATTCAGGTTCTGGAATGGAGAGGAGCTCTTCCAACATGAACGTCCATCAACGAACTGGAATACCTCCAGTGCACGTAGATCTAGGACCTCAACACGTACAGGGTCCCACGACAAGTGAAAGCACCTCACGCACAACAG ATAGGCCTGGTCGCACAGAGATGAAGGAAGAGCCCACTGTGCAGGACATCAAGGTTCATCCTCAACCTGTGAAGTCAAACGCAGATGAACCGGAAGGAACTCCCCACCACCACAAAACCAAACCAACACCTACAGCAGTCGAACAAGACACACCAGAGACACCCACACCACC AGGCCATAATACAACTCAAGTACCAGAGATGGTCTCAAGCCAGTTCCAGGGAGGTGAAACCCTACAGCGACCACTTGTGTCTCTAGATAATGCGGTGTGGACCAAACCGATGGCTCCAGAGGCCGTCCTAGAGGATTTGGAACTGGACTGCACCCTGCCCCAAACTCTGGTGATCTCCAAAGACTTTGACGATACAGCCTGTATTGGACAGTGGGGAGAGCAGTTGGTTTTCTCCTTCCTCACTCACTGGAAAGAGAACGGAGGTGATTATGGGCCCATTGAAATCACCTGGTTCAATGAAAAAGGAGAGAGCGGCCAGCCTTGTGACTTCAAGCTTACTTTTGCAATTAAAGGGCCAAGAACCAGCACCACTAGGGAGATCTTTGTGGAGGTCAAGACAacaataaagagagagagacactttATTCACCTGTCTGCCAATGAGCTGGATTTTGCACTGAAGGAGAAAGAGAGGTATCACATATATAGAGTGTATGGCGCTGGAGATGCACAGAATGTTCGTCTGTGTCGTATTAAAAACCTCGCCCAGCATCTGCATTCTAAGGCATTAGAACTGTTCTTATTTGTGTAG